Below is a window of Humulus lupulus chromosome 2, drHumLupu1.1, whole genome shotgun sequence DNA.
TACAATCTATTACGACATTGAACAAGAAGATCTAGCACGATTACTTATTCTTTATTTAAtctgtcttttttttttcaagaaaacacTAGTTTTAcattaaagtatttttttttctgaACTGGTATTTCAAGAAATTAGAAGGGCTATTTTGAACaagtaaattaatatatatatatatttataaaatagtccctttcagaagaaaaaaaatagtgaGGTGTACCCAAATATTTATATGGTTGGTGTTCAAAATGTTGACTTGAAACACAGTTAAGGGGATTGGGATAATATTTTAACAGCACGCTGAGAGTATTTTACCTTCAAAATTTCATCATACATCATGATTATTTAATCTGATTATATGACCCCAAAATGTCCAAAATCCTATATGATAGATCCTCATTAGCAGAATTATTATTGGTTATCCTAAAGTGAGGTGTCATAAAAGTCCTTATGGGGGGCTCTTCTTTCTAGGTGTAGTTGGCTATGACCCAAAGAAAccttccaagttttgtcatttgcTGATCATCATGACCCtttaatacattattttatatttaaattatttgtgtATGATTGTTTATATGTGCTAGTTATAACTTTTTCTAAAGCATATATCTTTTAATCTATTTTAAATTTTGCAACATCTAGGAGGTTTTGTCAAGGCTTACCCTAATATAATATTAATCAAGTACTTGGTTGGATATATACAAGGCAATATTCAATTGCAATATCTTAACATCAATATACAATGGTGGATAAAAGTTGTTGCCACTCTATGAATCGTGTACTGTTCTTTTAGGAAAATAATATACTGATTCATTTAaaatagaaaagaagaaaaaagaaaaaagaaaaaggaagaaaagtaCATGTATTGCAAAAGTAAGTTGCAAAAGAAGGTGTGTTTTGTTCTTATTCAAACCTTCTCTGTTTAAGTCACCATCATTTAGGCTAATTACTCTGTTACTAGGAAATTTGGGTTCACACTAGCCACTACTATTTTGCAAAAGCcaatcaagaaaaaaaaatagccAGCACTATCGTTTTTTAAACTAAATCATAGCCTTCTATTGTAAATCCAACGGCTCAGATTCTTtccataaacttttttttttcctctttttctATGGAGACTTGTTCAAACGTGGAACCCACCTAACAATATATTTCCTTGCAGTTTCCGTCTACAATGAATATTACTACaagcttttattttatttgatcagtaatagttttattttttatttcttatttgtttttttgtCTAGCAAGAGCtagtgtttattttatttttttcatatctttTAAGCTTTGTTATTCCTTTTAACCTTTACCTTCCTCTTTTTGTTGTTCATTTCTCATCTTTCTCTGAAGGTCCTCAGCCATGGATATGGAGTCAGTTTCTTTAACAAAGATCAAAAGAACCAAAACCCATCAAGAGGAAGGTCAACCCTCAAATGGGTTCGAAAGTCTTCCACCGGAGATCACCTTCGACATACTTTCACAGCTCCCCATAACATCTCTGGTCCAGTTCAAGTACGTCTGCCGATCATGGCGTCTGATTGGACAAGACCCGAACCTCCTTGAACAGTACACCTCCAGAACCGCAGACGAAAACCCATGTCTCATCTTCCACTGCGATTCCCCACTCAGAAACGAGCTCTACTTTGTGGACCTCCACGGCGACTCTTACAGGGACGAAAACCAGACCCACGTAGTGAGAAAGATCCGAACACCGTTTAGCTCTTCCATGCCTGAATACGACGTCGTTGGATCGTGCAACGGTATTTTATGCTTATCTGACTCCTTGTACAATGATGCTGTCTTTATATACAACCCTTTTACAAGAGATTACAGAGAACTACCCAAGACTAATCGCTATCCGGACCAAGAGGTGGTGTTTGGCTTGGGATTTCATCCTATCACCAAGGAGTATAAGGTGGTCAAGGTAATCTACTATTACAAGGATGGCAATAAAGGCCACCACGTCAGGCATCGATTCAGAGTACCAACACAATCAGAGGTCCAAGTATTCACTTTGGGAAGTTCAAGGTGGAGGAGCTTAGGCAAAGTGTCTCACTACCTTCATCATTGTCCTGCTGTATTAGTCCAAGGAAGACTTCATTGGATGACTTGTCGTCCAAGGTACCGGACCGGTCGAAACCTGGTCTCGTTCGACCTCGGAGAGGAGGTGTTCGGTGAGATTCCGAAGCCAGATGTTATGGGGATGAGGAGGTGTGACTACCATCTGGTGGCGGTGAGAGGTTGCCTGGCGGCGGCCTTCTATTTGAACTATGGGAAAATGGAGATTTGGGTTATGAAAGATTATGGTGTTAAGGAATCTTGGGTTAAGGAGTTTGTTATTAGAAGCCATATCTCTAAGGCCATTAAAGAAGTGAATCAGTCTTCCTCCATTGCCGGTAGTATCTCCAAATTTTGTGTGAAAGGAAGACCAGTTCGGGTTGTTTGTGTCTTGAAGAGTGGTGAGATTTTGTTGGAGTATAAAAGCAGAGCTTTAGCTCTTTATAATCCCCACACTGGAAAGCATAAGGATCTTGTGTTTCAGGGGATGCCTAATTGGTTCCATTCAATTGTTCATGTGGGTACTCTCAATCAGATTCATACCCTAATTGGTACGTGATATCTATATACATATAATTCCTGAATTTGTGTgtaattgagaaaaaaaaaaatagcaacaaAACTCACTTTCAATTTATAAATTAGAGTACAATTTTCAATCTTATACTACGAGTGATTTCTATTTCCTAGCATAGATTGGTTACAACTCATAATTTGTCTATTTGAGATTTAGATTTTCTATTCCTCTTTAGCTCTTCTGGAGGTAACTCCAATGAAAATTCTTATTGTAACATAATTTGGTGCATCTATATATTTATGGTCGGCATTTCATTGGCTAAATTCCAAAATATTATGCTCTAATTAGTTTGATGTCACAAGATTATTATAAACAGTTTTGGGTCATGAGAACTGAAATAAAACCGGTAATGACTTTCAATACTTATTAAATTGTTTCATTTTGATTTTTATTTGGTCCCTCATTCTATTTATGGTGTGCGATTGCCTGATGACATTTGTAGGACTTAATCAACAGAggggttatttttttttattttttattttttttggggggggggggggtctgaTAATTAAAAGGGGTCCGTGTACTTGCAAGTCAtacactacttttttttttttttttttgaccaaAAGTCATACACTACTTAATAACTCATATAAACGAAGATTCCATGTCCCACAAACCAGACTGGGAAAGGAAAATAATAATGGGTCAATAGTATTTGAATTAAGTAGATAACTAATATATGAATTATAGTTATATAGAGTATTCTTATATAGAGGGATGTTTTATATATTTGCTCTTATCTTTAGTAACAACATGATTTTAGTTGGAAGAAACTTTCCTCCAATATTATCTGATGTACTTCATATAAGTTCAAGTGACTAAAATAGTACAAAGAACATGATTAAGGAATAATTGTAAATACAATGTAAATCCTCTATAGCTAGAACATGATTTTGTTCCATCAATTTAAGTTGAAAATTAAATAGTAGATTGTATTTTGACTATCATGTTGAGTAATAAAAATAGAGTGGTGCTAGGATAATACATTTAGAATACATTTGCCATGCCATATAAGAAAGTCATATTGTATGGattaaattttatattatattaattataacaatcacaaattttaataaaataccaacgatattattcaataaaataagaaatggTATCTGTTAGcttgtattgtaatatttttaaaattaggtTGTGTTGTGGTAAGGTCCGGGTTCGGTGTTCAGGACCAGGGGTCGAGGTCAATGTAGGTGCCTAGGTTGGGGTCGTGGTAGTGGTCGAGGCCAAGGTCGTGGTCGAATTTGGGGTTTGGGGCAAAGGGTCGATGCCAAGGTCGAGGCTAAGTTCGAGATCATGGGTCGGGGTTCGAGGTTTGGGGTCGAGGTCGGGGGCCAGTGGTCGGGGTCGTGGGGTTGGAGTCGCAGCTAGGGTCGGTGTCGAGACCGGGTTCCGGGGTCTAGGGTCGGGGTTCGGGTAAGGGTAGTATCACATATGATATtgtttgaaaatatttattttatttagttttaattaatacaatataactACAATTGCGTACCAAACGTAATATAATTTAATACAAGTGAATACCAAAGACagtgtaattaaaaataatattatgcaATGCAACTCTATACAATCTTATACAATACAATATGATGCACCAAATGTGCCTTTAAAGTACTCAATACCACATGAAATCACATTTTATGTGTTTGAATTTAAAGTAAGATcccacttattattattatttaataagtaGTATTGACCATTAGCAACGAGTCTCGTTTAGTATAATTTGATAAGTAGTATTGATAAATTTGACAAATTTCacttattataatttattaagtACTATCGACTACTATCAAATACACGTATCCCacttataataatttaataaatagtctTGGCATTatcaattatatataaaatacatttGAATACATCTTATAATATTTTTGATATTTGTGGAAGAGGATCCAAACTTGAGACCTCCTCTTTATAAAGAGAAGTGTAGTATGATTAGGCAAAGTCTATGACCACACCTTATAGTGTTAATCATAAGAATATTATGTAATTTAAattaaggaaataaatatatCATTTGTATGAAATTGTACACGTGTCACCAACTTGATGAAATTCTCTTACATTAAACATAATTTTGTCAAAAGATAACATTAATTTGTACATAATTAGAATCAGTCTTTCTATAGTAATGATTGAGAAAAATCACAATATCTCTAATTTTTGGATCATAGTCTAATGGATAATTTGtttatttggatatatatatatatatatatatatatagaaacgACTACaacgctttttttttttttgcgatgCATTTTGTTTTTCTATTTTCGGTACCTAAATAGatataatatcaaaaaaaaattatataacgGTGTACATTATAgatatttagaatatcctgcaaattaaGCACACTACTATATTAATACCATATATTTTATTACAATATAATATACCATATATAATCCAGTGTGAAacatatatatttgtaatttatttCATCAATTAAGAAACTTTCtattttagctttttttttttattatcttaCAACTTTCTATATATGATTgatatcaatttatttatttttttgaataaaatacatttaattaattaaatgaaataatATACCATTTCATTAGTTAATATACCATTTCATGAAAGAAACCGCCATTTCAGA
It encodes the following:
- the LOC133818405 gene encoding F-box protein At3g07870; this encodes MDMESVSLTKIKRTKTHQEEGQPSNGFESLPPEITFDILSQLPITSLVQFKYVCRSWRLIGQDPNLLEQYTSRTADENPCLIFHCDSPLRNELYFVDLHGDSYRDENQTHVVRKIRTPFSSSMPEYDVVGSCNGILCLSDSLYNDAVFIYNPFTRDYRELPKTNRYPDQEVVFGLGFHPITKEYKVVKVIYYYKDGNKGHHVRHRFRVPTQSEVQVFTLGSSRWRSLGKVSHYLHHCPAVLVQGRLHWMTCRPRYRTGRNLVSFDLGEEVFGEIPKPDVMGMRRCDYHLVAVRGCLAAAFYLNYGKMEIWVMKDYGVKESWVKEFVIRSHISKAIKEVNQSSSIAGSISKFCVKGRPVRVVCVLKSGEILLEYKSRALALYNPHTGKHKDLVFQGMPNWFHSIVHVGTLNQIHTLIGT